In Terriglobales bacterium, the genomic stretch AGCCTCAACACAACGCATGTACTCGGCGAGGGAGTGCGTGTGCATGGAGATCTCAGGGTGGTCATGCCGTCCCATTACCTGCTCGGCTTCGGCACAAAGGGTGCGATAGCAAAGAGCCGCTCCCTCGGCGCTGCAGGCAACAATGCCAATGTGTTCGGCTCGATTCGTCATTCCAGTTCCGCCTCGATTCTCCATTCCTCGCCGTCATATTCCACGCGCAACACGTTGGGCTTGCAGCACACCTGGCAATCCTCCACGTACTGCTGGCGCCGGCCCATGGATACGTCGACCGAGGTCTCGTTCCATTGGCCACAGCCCGCGCATTGAAATCCCACGATGGCGATTTTCCGGTCCTTATCTCTTCAGCACGGTGTCGTACGGATCCAGCACCACGTTCCTGGTTCCGGCGGGCGCTGGCAGCCGGAAGCGTGTCTCGTGGCCATCGGCGAAGACCCGCCCCAGCAGCACCTGGCGTCCGGAGACGTTGCCGTACACCGGCACCGAGGTCACAAGCTCGTCGGGCGCTTCCTTCTGCAGTATTTTTCCCGTGACCAGGGCGCCGGCGCCGCGGCGGATGGTCCTGACATCCGATAATTCCAGCCGCGGAATCACGGTGCCGTTAATCCAGCTCGTAAGAAACCAATCGAGC encodes the following:
- a CDS encoding CPXCG motif-containing cysteine-rich protein, translated to MGFQCAGCGQWNETSVDVSMGRRQQYVEDCQVCCKPNVLRVEYDGEEWRIEAELE